The region taaGATGCCAGCATGGTGAGAAAGGCTCAGGCTGTTTTGCCAGCAGCTTcgaactgaaaacaaaatgccTCTCTGTTCTTTGGAGAAACGCAGATTTCCATCACTGCTTCTTGGTAGCTTTATTGTCGATCCGGTTATTTAAGTGTGAGTACAAATATTTTGGGTGTAATGCCCTCTAAAGCTGATTCATATCAGTCGACATATAAACATGATAAATGAGTTTATCACGCTTCATCATATCTGATCTGCATTTCTTACAGTTCGCAGCTTATCTCTGGTTTTCTGGACCTTATGAACAATCTGCAGAAGGTTTGTGTTATAGGTAGTGTTGCCGATGTCTCCGCACTGCAAACAAGTCGTTAGGTATTCGTTTTCCTCATTAGAATAAATTATATAGCTATAAATTTCAATGCACTTTCATATGAAGTTTTTACGAAACTAAAAGTGGATCAAAGTGAATCTTGATCCAGAAACTGTCCTCAAGCGTAATGTCTTATGTCTTTGTCAGATTTCTCCTCtcgtttttttttccaaaataaagACAGGGATTATATGACATGGTGTGCGCGGTGAGCGCGGCTCTTGAACGCTTCATTTCAGTCCGTGCTGCGTCTCTTTGTGTCTCCGCAGATCCACTTTTCTCTGGAAACCTTTGCCGCAGAGGTCGCAGCCGAAAGGTTTGTATCCGgtgtgtttcctgctgtgtgtgaTGAGGTTGGAGCTCTGGCTGAACGCTTTCCCGCACACCTGGCACTTGTGCGGTTTCTCACCTGGAAAAAAAAccatattaaaatatatttagtttcagtTATATTAGCTAAAGCATCTTTTCTTCTTATAGCCTTGGTTATGAGCAATTTTTCCAATctgagtttttaaaatgtcttcaaatcAGGAAGATTTTGGACTTTTGCGCACAGGTGGGAGGCCGGTTACGCACAGATTATTTATCTCCAGTAACAAATAACTCCTGCCAGGTGTACTGCTACGTGTTTCTATCTTTTCTCTACTTGCCTGTGTGAATGAACGTGTGTTTCTTCATATCTGATTTCTGGTGGAACCTCTTTCCGCAGTACTGGCAGGGGTAGGGCCGAGTGTCAGAGTGGATGAGCAGATGCGTCGACAAAGTCGACGACCTCTTAAAACTTTTACCGCATATTTTGCAGTCAAAACTTCTTTCCTGAAACGTGAGCAGAGGCGAGGTTAGTGATGATTTCAAGTCAGCAGTGCACCGCTGACAGGAAAGCAAAAACGACAACGAGAGGAAAAAGACAGGGGAAGGTGTGAATTGGAGGTTTCTTGGGTAAGTGAAGTCACCTGCGAGTGTACAGCTTTGTGTTGCTCGAGGCTGACTGAGTGTCCAAATGTTTTACCGCAGATTTCACACGCAAACGGCCGAGTACCACTGTGAGATCTGCGGACATGCACCTCCAAACCGTGCGGTGTAGAAAATACCTGGTGGACAGACAAACATAATAATGTTAAGGAAGATTTGGAAagaacaaatcatttaaaaaatattttgcgTAACTGAATATTGATTCCAgttggaggtcagaggtcagtcaCAGAGCAGAGCCCCTGTTTGATGTCTTGCTCATACAAACTTTAGCAGTCAGTGTTTGCTTAGTTCCACAGTAATAATTttgatttacaattaaaaactcAAATGACCCCAAATCATCAAGTTAttggtgtttttctttgaagTTTTCATACCAAAGCCTGTGTAAgtcatctatttatttatccCGACAAAGCTGAGGTTGTGCAGACGTCTCCATCCTCACCTTACTGCACTCGACACACTTATAAGCACCGTTTAGGATCAGACTGGAACACAGCAGGTCAGACGGGGCCTTCGCATCGTGGCTTTTCCCGTGCAGGCCTCTCTCGGGAaacatcagagcagcagcagcttgccTCCGGTACTCGCCGTAGGTCTCCTCTCCCAGAGCCCGGTCTGCGTACACGGTGCTCCTGTCCCCGTAAAAGGCCATCGCCGCCGGGCCTCCGTCCACCTCCACGCTCGGATGGAGGCTCTGCTGCATCAGGGGCCTCAGCCTCGGCCCCGGGTAGCTGCTCCACGTGTACGGCCGGAAGGGAACGGTGAAGGGCTGGATCTCATCCACCAGAGGGGACAACGATTTCTCAGAATCAActggaggaagaaacagagaggTCAGATGAAATTTTAATGATACCAGTGCCATGGCTGAAGGAGGGGAAGGCATTCCCAGGGCTCCACAGGGCTGATACAAGGAGTCATGCAATGTTCTTTCAGAGAATTCCCAGAAGGTGAGACTGTTTGGGAAAATCAGGAataagaggggaaaaaaggcgCTCTAATAAAACAAGTCTGGGTAATTTGGCTTAAAGTTATTTCAAGGCCAAAAACACTATTCAGAactataaacaaataaattatatgACAAAAAATAGTAGCCTAATTAGTTATAGATAGACTACTCACTGTGATGTAATCTACCACCAAGGCTTCATACATTTTTGTGGGAATTAATAGGAATGTGATCATCCCCAAACACAAAGTATCATCGcttaaaatatattgaaaaaataaatgatctcACAATAGATTTCAAACAGACATAGCctcatgtaaaaatataataataatccagaGACTTTAGcattaaaaataatgtgttttttctttcttttgtagTGATATCCCTCCTGGGCCTTTGATACTTGCAGTGCTAAT is a window of Thunnus thynnus chromosome 8, fThuThy2.1, whole genome shotgun sequence DNA encoding:
- the gfi1ab gene encoding growth factor independent 1A transcription repressor b isoform X1, translating into MPRSFLVKSKKAHSYHQPRSLEDDYSRLDTILAHICSEADKLPDEADMSTDMSVDMSVDRYGFSPDSHLADAAHFSPKSPLSCADSVCARSDYEDFWRPPSPSASPVDSEKSLSPLVDEIQPFTVPFRPYTWSSYPGPRLRPLMQQSLHPSVEVDGGPAAMAFYGDRSTVYADRALGEETYGEYRRQAAAALMFPERGLHGKSHDAKAPSDLLCSSLILNGAYKCVECSKVFSTPHGLEVHVRRSHSGTRPFACEICGKTFGHSVSLEQHKAVHSQERSFDCKICGKSFKRSSTLSTHLLIHSDTRPYPCQYCGKRFHQKSDMKKHTFIHTGEKPHKCQVCGKAFSQSSNLITHSRKHTGYKPFGCDLCGKGFQRKVDLRRHKETQHGLK
- the gfi1ab gene encoding growth factor independent 1A transcription repressor b isoform X2, coding for MPRSFLVKSKKAHSYHQPRSLEDDYSRLDTILAHICSADKLPDEADMSTDMSVDMSVDRYGFSPDSHLADAAHFSPKSPLSCADSVCARSDYEDFWRPPSPSASPVDSEKSLSPLVDEIQPFTVPFRPYTWSSYPGPRLRPLMQQSLHPSVEVDGGPAAMAFYGDRSTVYADRALGEETYGEYRRQAAAALMFPERGLHGKSHDAKAPSDLLCSSLILNGAYKCVECSKVFSTPHGLEVHVRRSHSGTRPFACEICGKTFGHSVSLEQHKAVHSQERSFDCKICGKSFKRSSTLSTHLLIHSDTRPYPCQYCGKRFHQKSDMKKHTFIHTGEKPHKCQVCGKAFSQSSNLITHSRKHTGYKPFGCDLCGKGFQRKVDLRRHKETQHGLK